The proteins below are encoded in one region of Panulirus ornatus isolate Po-2019 chromosome 4, ASM3632096v1, whole genome shotgun sequence:
- the LOC139764589 gene encoding uncharacterized protein produces MLLPSVIESQEPVFFPKRASRWALRDARQTSRNETFSPWDDVAVADQDGFHMPVVPPLQPLSHPSLPAYDALLRFRDILPDLWDVEDPTKDAGGYWDSQDHNGDPRKGVSGTQGVVSQALPVMCGTYHIPGGASLTLQTPYYPSRYNNRFRCRWTITTSSEQATMTVHCNTFSLGTGDALTLAYKPGKPRRYQWRKGPVNQTLHTAIVTLVFSSNRYKNSLGFSCTITALGPVTTTSAPTTTTTEATNTTATTTTPTTVTTTTTAKSPVGKTTRPAITTTTSPTSTTRPTSSTALDTTSSTTGLPLSHPDCGISETTNRIVNGNVASAHKFPWQALLTTEWSDGQKQLCGGSLVNTQWVLTAAHCVLRKKGGGKLWLPTVKVKLGLHRINDPGRVSVIAAAVNIHPKNSFSHDVALIKLPSAVSLDSRVRPVCLPPRSMLHYNVTGVRLTSSGWGKTETGKVSLELRELSQLGIESGICKRVFGKYITGHHFCTSGVGVKHICLGDSGGPVMREVESRMVLMGVVSFVATKNCTLEYPDGHTSVVHFLDWIWDTIGHPAA; encoded by the exons ATGTTGCTGCCCTCGGTCATAGAGTCACAAGAACCTGTCTTCTTCCCAAAAAG AGCTTCTCGCTGGGCCTTGAGAGACGCGAGACAGACGAGCAGGAATGAGACGTTCTCTCCCTGGGACGATGTGGCTGTCGCTGACCAAGACGGGTTCCACATGCCTGTGGTGCCGCCTCTGCAACCACTCTCGCACCCTTCCCTGCCTGCCTATGACGCCCTTCTCCGCTTTCGGGATATTTTGCCAGATCTTTGGGACGTAGAGGATCCCACGAAGGATGCGGGCGGCTACTGGGATTCTCAGGATCACAATGGGGACCCCAGGAAGGGGGTTTCTGGTACCCAAGGAGTCGTCTCTCAAG ccttgcCTGTGATGTGTGGGACCTACCACATCCCCGGGGGCGCCAGCCTTACTCTCCAGACGCCTTATTACCCATCTCGCTACAACAACAGGTTCAGATGTCGCTGGACCATCACA ACGAGCAGCGAGCAAGCAACGATGACGGTCCACTGTAATACCTTCAGTCTTGGCACGGGCGACGCTCTCACCTTGGCATATAAGCCAGGCAAACCCAGGCG GTACCAGTGGCGTAAAGGTCCCGTGAACCAGACCCTCCACACCGCCATTGTCACACTCGTCTTCAGCTCCAACAGATACAAGAACAGCCTGGGGTTCTCCTGTACTATCACGGCTCTGG GCCCAGTGACGACGACAAGTGCACCAACCACGACGACCACTGAAgcaaccaacactaccgccaccaccaccactccaacgacagtgactaccacaaccactgcgAAATCCCCAGTTGGCAAGACAACGCGACCAGCCATTACCACAACGACTTCACCTACCAGCACGACGAGGCCGACCTCCAGCACTGCTCTCGACACCACCAGTTCGACCACAGGGCTGCCACTGTCACACCCTGACTGTGGTATATCCGAGACGACCAACAGGATAGTCAACGGGAATGTGGCATCGGCTCACAAGTTCCCATGGCAG GCTCTGCTGACGACAGAATGGAGCGACGGGCAGAAGCAACTGTGTGGAGGCAGCCTCGTCAACACCCAGTGGGTGCTGACCGCCGCTCACTGCGTACTGAg GAAGAAGGGCGGCGGGAAACTGTGGCTGCCGACGGTGAAGGTCAAGCTGGGTTTACACCGCATCAACGACCCAGGCAGAGTCAGCGTCATAGCCGCTGCCGTCAACATCCACCCGAAGAACAGCTTCTCCCACGACGTCGCCCTCATCAA ATTGCCCTCCGCCGTCTCGCTAGACTCCCGGGTACGACCAGTGTGTCTGCCGCCCCGTTCTATGCTGCATTACAACGTCACCGGGGTGCGCCTCACGTCCTCTGGATGGGGCAAGACAGAGACAG GGAAGGTGAGTCTTGAGCTGCGAGAGCTGAGCCAACTGGGTATAGAGTCAGGGATCTGCAAGAGAGTGTTTGGGAAGTACATCACTGGACATCACTTCTGTACCTCCGGCGTCGGCGTCAAACACATCTGTCTG GGAGACTCAGGTGGGCCCGTCATGCGGGAGGTGGAGTCTCGCATGGTCCTGATGGGCGTCGTTAGCTTCGTGGCCACCAAGAACTGCACGCTCGAATACCCCGACGGGCACACCTCCGTCGTTCACTTCCTCGATTGGATCTGGGACACGATCGGACATCCAGCTGCCTGA